In a single window of the Mesorhizobium shangrilense genome:
- the cobS gene encoding adenosylcobinamide-GDP ribazoletransferase, whose translation MNGVLAVRTIVGDLFSCVGFFTRIPVFGPMERRLADAIWAAPLVGIVVGLAGALAFAVSAALGLPPAISAILAIATTMLITGCLHEDGLSDVADGFGGGVTRQRKLEIMKDSRIGAYGVIALVVTVLLRWQALIAIADTGSVLLALLASHAASRSIIPAFMMLVPPARDTGLSATAGAIRAGAARTALLAGAASLLLLGIGPAIVAAIVLTIWFIALKWLTERQIGGQTGDVLGCLQQGAEIAVLLVALSLDH comes from the coding sequence GTGAACGGCGTCTTAGCGGTTCGCACCATCGTCGGCGACCTGTTCAGCTGCGTCGGCTTCTTCACGCGCATACCCGTCTTCGGCCCAATGGAGCGTCGTCTTGCGGACGCGATCTGGGCGGCCCCGCTCGTCGGCATCGTCGTGGGATTGGCGGGCGCGCTTGCCTTTGCCGTTTCGGCCGCCCTCGGCCTGCCGCCCGCCATATCGGCGATCCTGGCGATCGCCACGACGATGCTCATCACCGGATGCCTGCACGAGGACGGCCTGTCCGACGTCGCCGACGGATTCGGCGGCGGCGTTACGCGCCAGCGCAAGCTGGAGATCATGAAGGACAGCCGCATCGGCGCCTACGGCGTCATTGCGCTCGTCGTCACCGTTCTCTTGAGATGGCAGGCACTCATTGCAATCGCCGATACCGGTTCCGTTCTCCTCGCCCTGCTGGCGTCGCACGCGGCGTCCCGGTCAATTATTCCGGCCTTCATGATGCTAGTGCCGCCGGCGCGCGATACGGGTCTGTCGGCGACCGCGGGCGCCATTCGGGCGGGCGCGGCGCGGACGGCCTTGCTGGCGGGCGCAGCCTCTCTGCTGTTGCTCGGCATCGGTCCGGCGATCGTCGCCGCCATCGTACTCACCATCTGGTTCATCGCCTTGAAATGGCTCACCGAACGCCAGATCGGAGGTCAGACCGGCGACGTGCTCGGCTGCTTGCAGCAGGGGGCCGAGATCGCGGTCCTGCTGGTGGCGCTCTCGTTAGATCATTGA
- a CDS encoding cobalt-precorrin-5B (C(1))-methyltransferase, whose product MSNEERPLRRGWTTGTCAAAAAKAACAGLLTGEFPDPVEVALPGGQRPAFALARWELRDGEAVAAVVKDAGDDPDVTHGAVMTATVRRGAPGSGITFLAGPGIGTVTRPGLPMPPGEPSINPVPRKMITDGIAEVAGEGADFEVEISVPDGEEMARRTLNARLGVVGGISVLGTTGIVVPYSCSAWIHSIHRGIDVARAAGLQHVSGATGSASEAAAQKHHGLPEIALIDMGDFVGGMLKYIRAHPVSRVTIAGGVAKMSKLAQGMLDVHSNRGAPDLTALAEIALDAGADQHVAERMGSANTVAEAFDIASESGIMIGNEVAVRAWRTAVPVLRDADVELEILIFDREGGLVGRAPFQRHDASRPLNRR is encoded by the coding sequence ATGAGCAACGAAGAGCGCCCCTTGCGTCGAGGCTGGACCACCGGCACCTGCGCGGCAGCGGCCGCCAAGGCGGCCTGTGCCGGGCTGCTGACCGGCGAGTTTCCTGATCCTGTGGAGGTCGCGCTTCCCGGCGGCCAGCGTCCCGCCTTCGCCCTGGCCCGATGGGAGCTTCGGGACGGGGAGGCGGTAGCGGCGGTCGTCAAGGATGCGGGCGATGATCCGGATGTCACCCATGGCGCCGTTATGACCGCGACGGTGCGGCGCGGGGCGCCGGGCAGCGGCATCACATTTCTTGCCGGCCCCGGTATCGGAACAGTGACGCGACCGGGTCTGCCGATGCCGCCCGGCGAGCCTTCGATCAATCCCGTTCCCCGCAAGATGATCACCGATGGGATCGCCGAAGTGGCCGGCGAGGGGGCTGACTTCGAAGTCGAGATTTCCGTGCCCGACGGCGAGGAGATGGCTCGGCGCACCCTCAACGCGAGACTTGGCGTTGTCGGCGGCATTTCTGTGTTGGGCACGACGGGCATCGTCGTGCCGTATTCCTGTTCGGCCTGGATTCACTCCATCCATCGCGGCATCGACGTGGCGCGCGCCGCCGGCCTTCAGCATGTCTCGGGCGCGACCGGCTCCGCCTCCGAGGCGGCCGCCCAGAAGCATCATGGGCTGCCGGAAATCGCGCTGATCGACATGGGCGACTTCGTTGGCGGCATGTTGAAGTATATCCGCGCCCATCCCGTGTCGCGCGTGACCATCGCAGGTGGCGTGGCCAAGATGAGCAAGCTCGCGCAGGGCATGCTCGACGTTCACTCCAACCGGGGAGCGCCGGACCTGACCGCGTTGGCCGAGATAGCGCTGGACGCTGGTGCGGATCAGCATGTGGCGGAGCGCATGGGATCTGCGAACACCGTCGCCGAAGCATTTGATATCGCGTCCGAAAGCGGAATCATGATCGGCAACGAAGTGGCCGTGCGGGCGTGGCGAACCGCCGTGCCGGTCCTTCGCGATGCGGACGTTGAACTCGAGATCCTGATCTTCGACCGCGAGGGTGGCCTTGTCGGCCGGGCGCCGTTCCAGCGTCATGACGCCTCGCGCCCCCTGAACCGCCGCTGA
- a CDS encoding cobyrinate a,c-diamide synthase has product MTARGLIVGAPRSGSGKTSVTIGILRALRRRGIDVRGAKSGPDYIDPGFHAAATGRIGVNLDSWAMGPALLDALLREAAEGADAVIVESAMGLFDGIEAGRRRSGAASDLAARFSLPVLLVLDVSGQSRTAAAIAKGFAVYDPEVRIAGVVLNKVASERHRSQCANAIEAAGLPVLGAVMRNPDMEIPERHLGLVQASEHEALEGFIDRLADVMEKSLDLDRILAAASPIADGGDAAAEALDPPGQRIALARDKAFGFLYPHLQSTWREKGAELVFFSPLADEAPPGDCDVCWLPGGYPELHAGRLAAAEIFRAGMARFAETKPVHGECGGFMALGVAIEDSEGITHPTLGLLGHATSFARRKMNLGYRQARLLSDCAIGRAGETVRGHEFHYASVVDAGHDAPLVEIADGLGNPLGRAGGRRGNVTGSFFHAIAKG; this is encoded by the coding sequence ATGACGGCTCGAGGGTTGATCGTCGGCGCGCCACGCTCCGGGTCAGGCAAGACCAGCGTCACCATCGGCATCCTGCGCGCGCTCAGGCGGCGCGGCATCGACGTGCGCGGCGCGAAGTCGGGACCTGATTACATCGATCCGGGTTTCCACGCAGCGGCGACCGGCCGCATAGGCGTCAACCTGGACAGCTGGGCAATGGGTCCGGCGTTGCTGGACGCACTGCTTCGGGAGGCCGCCGAAGGCGCGGATGCGGTGATCGTCGAGAGCGCCATGGGCCTTTTCGACGGCATCGAGGCCGGCCGGAGGCGTTCCGGGGCAGCGTCCGACCTGGCCGCCAGGTTCAGCCTCCCCGTGCTACTCGTGCTGGACGTGTCGGGCCAGTCGCGAACCGCCGCGGCCATTGCCAAGGGTTTTGCGGTCTACGACCCCGAGGTCCGGATTGCTGGCGTTGTGCTGAACAAGGTGGCCAGCGAACGCCACCGTTCGCAGTGCGCAAATGCCATCGAGGCCGCCGGCCTGCCGGTGCTTGGCGCAGTCATGCGCAATCCGGACATGGAGATACCCGAGCGCCACCTAGGCTTGGTCCAGGCCAGCGAGCACGAAGCGCTCGAAGGGTTTATCGACCGTCTGGCGGACGTGATGGAGAAATCACTCGATCTTGACCGAATCCTTGCCGCCGCGAGCCCGATCGCGGACGGCGGCGACGCTGCGGCAGAAGCGCTTGATCCTCCCGGCCAGCGCATCGCACTTGCGCGCGACAAGGCCTTTGGATTCCTCTACCCGCACCTGCAGTCGACGTGGCGCGAAAAGGGCGCGGAACTCGTCTTCTTCTCGCCCCTGGCCGACGAGGCGCCTCCAGGGGACTGCGATGTCTGCTGGCTGCCGGGCGGTTACCCGGAGCTTCATGCAGGGCGATTGGCGGCGGCCGAAATTTTTCGCGCAGGCATGGCGCGTTTCGCCGAGACCAAGCCCGTCCACGGCGAATGCGGAGGGTTCATGGCGCTGGGTGTCGCAATCGAGGATTCGGAGGGGATCACCCATCCGACGCTGGGTCTTCTCGGTCACGCCACCAGCTTCGCCAGGCGCAAGATGAACCTCGGCTATCGCCAGGCGCGGCTGCTCTCCGACTGCGCCATCGGGCGCGCGGGCGAAACGGTGCGGGGCCATGAGTTCCACTATGCCAGCGTCGTCGATGCCGGCCACGACGCTCCGCTCGTCGAGATCGCGGACGGTCTCGGCAATCCGCTCGGCCGGGCCGGCGGTCGCCGCGGCAACGTCACCGGCAGCTTTTTCCACGCGATCGCAAAGGGCTGA
- the cbiE gene encoding precorrin-6y C5,15-methyltransferase (decarboxylating) subunit CbiE — MPSSAQAPSVSTGKWLSIIGIGEDGVAGLGDAAQRTISEAEVVFGGERHLALARELIRGEARPWQIPFDAEMHGVRALAGRKVCVLASGDPFLFGVGATLSRVVAPEEMLVIPAPSAFSLAAARLGWALQAVETVSLHGRSVDLLRPLLHPGRRVLALTSDASAPAIIAGMLSASGFGGSRITLLEALGGPNERITVSTADRFNGRDSNPLNLLAIEIVASADARILALTPGLDDNLFEHDGQITKREIRALTLSSLAPRRGELLWDIGAGSGSISIEWMLADASMRAIAIEARPDRAQRIRSNAVRFGVPGLTVIEGDAPTSLENLPIPDAIFIGGGGSDNGVPDGAIQALRPGGRLVANAVTLEMEAVLLDLHARNGGSLTRIAICRAEPVGSMQGWRPAMPVTQWTWVKP; from the coding sequence ATGCCTTCTAGTGCTCAGGCTCCCTCCGTATCAACCGGCAAATGGCTTTCGATCATCGGGATCGGCGAAGACGGTGTCGCCGGCCTGGGCGATGCGGCGCAACGGACCATTTCGGAAGCTGAGGTGGTGTTCGGCGGCGAGCGGCATCTGGCCTTGGCGCGTGAACTGATCCGCGGCGAGGCTCGGCCCTGGCAGATCCCCTTCGACGCCGAGATGCATGGCGTGAGGGCGCTCGCCGGCCGCAAAGTCTGCGTGCTTGCATCCGGCGATCCATTTCTGTTCGGCGTCGGGGCGACGCTGTCCAGGGTGGTGGCACCCGAAGAGATGCTCGTCATCCCCGCCCCTTCCGCATTCAGCCTCGCCGCGGCGCGCCTCGGATGGGCCCTGCAGGCGGTCGAGACGGTTTCGCTCCATGGCCGCTCCGTCGACCTGTTGCGGCCCCTGCTTCATCCGGGCCGTCGCGTCCTGGCGCTGACATCCGACGCCTCAGCGCCCGCGATCATTGCGGGCATGCTCAGCGCCTCGGGATTTGGGGGATCCCGCATCACGTTGCTCGAGGCGCTTGGCGGACCGAACGAACGGATCACCGTCAGCACTGCCGATCGATTCAACGGAAGGGATTCTAACCCCCTGAACCTGTTGGCGATCGAGATCGTGGCAAGCGCGGATGCGCGCATTCTGGCGCTGACGCCGGGTTTGGACGACAATCTCTTCGAGCATGACGGTCAGATCACCAAACGCGAGATCAGGGCGCTGACCCTGTCCTCGCTCGCGCCGCGGCGTGGAGAACTGCTCTGGGACATTGGGGCCGGCTCGGGATCGATCTCCATCGAATGGATGCTGGCGGACGCCTCCATGCGCGCCATCGCAATCGAGGCCAGGCCCGACCGTGCGCAGCGCATCCGCAGCAACGCGGTCCGCTTCGGCGTGCCAGGCTTGACCGTTATTGAAGGCGATGCGCCTACGTCATTGGAAAACTTACCAATTCCGGATGCAATCTTCATCGGTGGCGGTGGCAGCGACAACGGCGTACCAGATGGCGCCATACAGGCGTTGCGGCCCGGAGGACGTCTCGTCGCCAATGCCGTGACGCTGGAGATGGAAGCGGTGCTGCTCGACCTCCATGCAAGAAACGGCGGGAGCCTGACCCGTATCGCCATTTGTCGCGCGGAGCCGGTGGGCTCCATGCAGGGCTGGCGCCCTGCCATGCCGGTCACGCAATGGACGTGGGTGAAGCCATGA
- a CDS encoding cobalt-precorrin-6A reductase: MMTFRILILGGTTEAREFAARLAGREDLAVTLSMAGRTVNPVVQPVPVRIGGFRGPEGLADFLRESRTDLLVDATHPFAARISANASAAAAAAKVPLLVIQRPEWKQTTGDHWTFADSIPAAVAALGERPRRVFVTLGRQELKPLEAAPQHHYVIRSVDPVEPRVDVPHAEYILDRGPFELAREKTLLEGARIDAIIAKNSGGSAAYAKIEAARMLGIPVFLVRRPAAPQGSAAGSVDEALARLDHLLKPPAERGE, encoded by the coding sequence ATGATGACCTTCCGTATCCTGATCCTGGGTGGCACGACCGAGGCGCGCGAGTTTGCCGCCCGGCTGGCGGGTCGTGAAGATCTTGCGGTCACGCTGTCGATGGCCGGCCGAACGGTCAATCCGGTGGTGCAGCCGGTACCCGTTCGCATCGGTGGTTTCCGCGGCCCCGAAGGTCTTGCCGATTTCTTGCGGGAGAGCCGGACGGATCTGCTGGTCGACGCGACGCATCCGTTCGCCGCGCGCATTTCCGCCAACGCGAGCGCTGCTGCCGCAGCCGCCAAGGTGCCGCTGCTCGTCATACAGCGGCCGGAATGGAAGCAGACCACGGGCGATCACTGGACGTTTGCAGATTCCATACCCGCCGCCGTTGCCGCGCTGGGCGAGCGGCCCCGCCGCGTGTTCGTGACGCTGGGACGCCAGGAGCTCAAACCGCTGGAAGCGGCCCCGCAGCACCACTACGTCATTCGCAGTGTCGATCCGGTCGAGCCGCGCGTCGATGTTCCGCACGCCGAGTACATCCTTGATCGCGGACCCTTCGAGCTCGCGCGGGAGAAAACCCTGCTGGAGGGCGCGCGCATCGACGCCATCATCGCGAAGAACAGCGGCGGAAGCGCGGCCTATGCGAAGATCGAGGCGGCGCGGATGCTGGGCATTCCCGTGTTCCTGGTCCGGCGACCGGCTGCCCCACAAGGCAGTGCGGCCGGATCGGTCGACGAGGCTCTGGCGAGGCTCGATCATCTGCTCAAACCTCCGGCCGAGCGCGGCGAATAG
- the cobT gene encoding nicotinate-nucleotide--dimethylbenzimidazole phosphoribosyltransferase, which yields MSVFPTIDALRQACSSLSSGDDAAAAAAIARQDTLTKPRGSLGRLEDLAIWLARWQGKPVPALDNVAVLIFAGSHGITARGVSAYPAEVTAQMVANFAAGGAAINQLARIAEAELKVTALDIDRPTADFTQAPAMSEAEFLDAFSRGYTALPEGTDLVCVGEMGIGNTTTAAAVAAALFGGAGADWTGRGTGVDDAGLARKAAVVDSAISFHGAALGDPLEVLRRVGGRELAAIFGAVLAARRMGTAVLLDGFVTTAAAAPLARLVPGGLDHVQAAHCSAEAAHARLLERLELRPILDLGMRLGEGSGACLAVNILKSAVACHSGMATFADAGVAEG from the coding sequence GTGTCTGTTTTCCCGACCATTGACGCCCTGCGGCAAGCCTGCTCCTCGCTCAGCTCCGGAGATGACGCGGCAGCTGCGGCGGCCATCGCGAGGCAGGATACGCTGACGAAACCTCGGGGCAGCCTGGGACGCCTTGAAGACCTCGCGATCTGGTTGGCGCGCTGGCAGGGAAAGCCTGTTCCCGCCCTCGACAACGTGGCCGTCCTCATCTTCGCCGGCTCTCACGGGATCACGGCGCGCGGTGTTTCGGCGTACCCCGCGGAGGTAACCGCACAGATGGTGGCCAATTTTGCGGCCGGCGGTGCAGCCATTAACCAGCTCGCACGCATTGCAGAGGCCGAACTCAAGGTGACGGCGCTCGACATCGATCGTCCGACGGCCGACTTCACACAGGCTCCGGCGATGAGCGAAGCCGAGTTCCTGGACGCGTTTTCGAGGGGATACACAGCGCTCCCGGAAGGCACGGATCTGGTGTGCGTCGGCGAGATGGGGATCGGCAACACCACGACTGCGGCAGCGGTGGCCGCCGCTCTCTTCGGCGGCGCAGGTGCGGACTGGACAGGTCGCGGCACCGGCGTCGACGATGCCGGCCTTGCACGCAAGGCGGCAGTGGTGGACAGCGCGATCTCCTTCCACGGCGCAGCGCTCGGTGACCCGCTCGAAGTCCTGCGCCGCGTTGGCGGCCGCGAACTCGCGGCCATTTTCGGGGCGGTGCTCGCGGCGCGGCGCATGGGAACCGCGGTCCTGCTCGACGGCTTCGTGACGACTGCGGCTGCCGCGCCTCTGGCCCGTCTTGTTCCCGGCGGACTCGATCATGTGCAGGCGGCACACTGCTCGGCCGAGGCCGCGCATGCGCGCTTGCTTGAAAGACTCGAACTCCGTCCAATCCTCGATCTCGGCATGCGCCTTGGAGAGGGATCGGGCGCCTGCCTGGCTGTCAACATCCTGAAATCAGCGGTTGCATGTCACTCTGGCATGGCGACTTTTGCCGATGCCGGCGTCGCCGAAGGCTAG
- a CDS encoding cobalamin biosynthesis protein: MDVGEAMIVAGIGCRVGVSSVAVLTAIDAALTQFRRERAEISALATGAAKHSETGIIVAASTLGVPLHYVGAEALAEVRPGLLTVSESSERTTGSPSLSEAAALAAAGKGARLLGPRVISGHVTCALATEEELTE, encoded by the coding sequence ATGGACGTGGGTGAAGCCATGATTGTCGCAGGTATCGGTTGCAGGGTGGGCGTGTCGTCCGTCGCGGTTCTGACCGCCATCGACGCCGCCCTCACCCAATTTCGGCGCGAGCGAGCGGAGATCTCGGCGCTTGCCACGGGAGCCGCCAAGCACAGCGAGACCGGCATCATCGTCGCGGCGAGCACGTTGGGCGTGCCACTGCACTACGTCGGCGCCGAAGCTTTGGCCGAAGTTCGGCCTGGTCTGTTGACCGTCTCTGAGTCCTCCGAGCGGACGACGGGCTCGCCCTCTTTGTCGGAAGCCGCAGCGCTCGCAGCGGCCGGCAAGGGCGCCCGGCTGCTGGGCCCCCGCGTCATTTCCGGGCACGTGACCTGCGCCCTCGCGACAGAGGAGGAGTTGACCGAATGA
- a CDS encoding precorrin-3B C(17)-methyltransferase has product MSGRLTVIGLGPGDAAQVTPEATAAIAAATDFFGYAPYLDRLSLREDQHRHASDNREELDRSRAALEAAVSGRHVAVVSGGDPGVFAMAAAVCEAIESGPEAWRQLDVSVVPGVTAMLAVAARAGAPLGHDFCAISLSDNLKPWDLVERRLKAAAGAGFVIALYNPISRARPWQLGRAFECLRDVLPATAPVIFGRAAFRPAERIEVMGLADANPTKADMATCIIIGSPETRVIDRDGRAPLVYSPRSAGGLSR; this is encoded by the coding sequence ATGAGCGGCCGCCTGACAGTCATCGGGCTCGGGCCGGGCGACGCGGCGCAGGTGACGCCGGAGGCAACCGCGGCGATCGCTGCCGCGACCGACTTCTTCGGCTATGCGCCCTATCTCGACCGCCTCTCGCTGCGTGAGGACCAGCATCGCCACGCCTCCGACAACCGGGAAGAGCTTGACCGCTCGCGCGCCGCCCTGGAGGCGGCCGTGTCCGGCAGGCATGTCGCCGTCGTCTCGGGCGGCGACCCGGGCGTGTTCGCGATGGCCGCCGCGGTCTGCGAGGCCATCGAAAGCGGCCCGGAAGCCTGGAGGCAGCTTGACGTTTCTGTCGTGCCTGGCGTCACGGCCATGCTGGCAGTCGCAGCGCGCGCCGGTGCGCCCCTCGGGCACGATTTTTGCGCCATCTCGCTCTCCGACAATCTGAAGCCCTGGGATCTGGTTGAGCGGCGGCTCAAGGCCGCTGCGGGCGCAGGCTTCGTCATCGCGCTCTACAATCCGATCAGCCGCGCAAGGCCTTGGCAGCTCGGCCGCGCCTTCGAATGCCTTCGCGACGTGCTTCCGGCGACCGCCCCAGTCATTTTCGGTCGGGCCGCATTCCGTCCGGCCGAGCGCATCGAAGTGATGGGGCTCGCCGACGCGAACCCAACCAAGGCAGACATGGCGACATGTATCATCATCGGCTCGCCGGAAACGCGGGTGATCGATCGTGATGGCCGCGCGCCGCTCGTCTATTCGCCGCGCTCGGCCGGAGGTTTGAGCAGATGA
- the cobM gene encoding precorrin-4 C(11)-methyltransferase: MTVHFIGAGPGAADLITVRGRDLIAGCPVCLYAGSIVHRDLLLYCPPGARIVDTAPMSLDEIEAEYVAAHQAGLDVARLHSGDLSVWSAVAEQIRRLERNGIGYTLTPGVPSFAAAAAALGRELTIPEVAQSLVLTRVSGRASRMPEGETLAGFGATGATLAIHLAIHALDTVVAELTPLYGPDCPVAIVANASWPEQRIVRATLSTIETMLTDEPIERTAIIFVGRSLAAADFRESSLYDACYQRRFRGREAS, from the coding sequence ATGACGGTGCATTTCATCGGCGCCGGTCCTGGCGCTGCCGACCTCATCACCGTGCGCGGCCGTGACCTGATCGCGGGCTGTCCCGTCTGTCTCTACGCGGGTTCAATCGTGCATCGGGACCTGCTGCTGTACTGCCCGCCGGGTGCACGGATCGTGGACACGGCGCCGATGTCCCTCGACGAGATCGAGGCGGAATATGTCGCGGCACACCAGGCTGGTCTCGATGTCGCGCGCTTGCACTCCGGGGATCTGTCCGTGTGGAGCGCGGTGGCCGAGCAGATCCGCCGCCTGGAGCGGAACGGCATCGGCTACACGCTGACACCCGGCGTTCCATCCTTCGCGGCCGCCGCGGCCGCGCTCGGGCGCGAACTGACCATCCCCGAGGTGGCGCAAAGCCTCGTGCTCACACGCGTTTCCGGACGCGCCTCGCGGATGCCCGAAGGCGAAACGCTTGCCGGCTTCGGCGCGACCGGCGCGACGCTGGCGATCCACCTCGCCATCCACGCGCTGGACACTGTGGTGGCCGAACTGACGCCGCTCTACGGCCCGGACTGTCCCGTGGCGATCGTCGCCAACGCGTCCTGGCCGGAACAGCGGATTGTGCGCGCTACGCTCTCGACCATCGAAACGATGCTGACGGATGAGCCTATCGAGCGCACCGCCATCATTTTCGTCGGACGCTCGCTCGCTGCAGCCGACTTCCGCGAAAGCTCGCTTTATGACGCCTGTTATCAGCGGCGGTTCAGGGGGCGCGAGGCGTCATGA
- the cobA gene encoding uroporphyrinogen-III C-methyltransferase, with protein MSLQHAISRLSPKLTVFEPGHVWLAGAGPGNPGALTLDVVSALSQADAIVYDALVDSSILSAAESAELHFMGKRGGRISAAQDDITALLIALAGRKKRVLRLKGGDPYVFGRGGEEALALARNGIPFRILPGVTSAFGAMASVGIPATMRGLNKAIILATGHAAGSDEDLDWAALAHTGQPIVVYMGLKNLETIAAALLAGGLRPSTPVAVIASATTADERILISDLANVTAEADAGGFASPALIIVGSIVSMRAELLQFAREMQSA; from the coding sequence ATGAGTTTGCAACACGCGATCAGTCGCCTCAGCCCGAAACTCACCGTCTTCGAGCCTGGGCATGTCTGGCTCGCGGGCGCCGGCCCAGGCAATCCGGGCGCGCTCACGCTCGACGTGGTTTCCGCTCTCTCGCAGGCGGACGCCATCGTCTATGACGCCCTGGTCGACAGCTCCATCCTCAGCGCGGCCGAGAGCGCCGAACTCCATTTCATGGGCAAACGTGGTGGTCGCATCTCGGCGGCGCAGGACGACATCACGGCGCTGCTGATTGCGCTTGCCGGACGCAAGAAGCGGGTCCTGCGCCTCAAAGGGGGCGATCCGTACGTCTTCGGCCGCGGCGGAGAGGAGGCGCTGGCCCTCGCCCGGAATGGCATCCCGTTTCGCATCCTGCCGGGCGTCACGTCTGCTTTCGGCGCGATGGCAAGCGTAGGCATCCCAGCCACGATGCGGGGTCTGAACAAGGCTATCATCCTGGCGACCGGACACGCCGCCGGAAGCGATGAAGACCTGGACTGGGCCGCGCTGGCGCATACGGGTCAGCCCATCGTCGTCTACATGGGGTTGAAGAACCTTGAGACGATTGCCGCGGCGCTGCTTGCCGGGGGGCTGCGGCCTTCCACGCCCGTCGCCGTCATCGCCTCCGCGACCACCGCCGACGAGCGCATCCTGATTTCCGATCTCGCCAACGTCACGGCGGAAGCAGATGCCGGTGGCTTCGCCTCGCCGGCGCTCATCATCGTCGGTTCGATCGTCTCGATGCGAGCCGAACTGCTCCAGTTCGCAAGGGAAATGCAAAGCGCATGA
- a CDS encoding BA14K family protein yields MKKFLSGLMPSALAASFAVAAGVPAGAAPMAAPSVPAAFQDVQKVQDWRWRRFGDHVNSDHMRYAQGQRPWVYNNNGWRGRDNWRGGDRWRGSDWRGGNWRGHGDGYWRGHRGYRYWRNGYREYNGWWYPLAAFTAGAVIGNVLSEPRVIYREGGDAHVQWCYNRYRSYRAYDNTFQPYNGPRRQCYSPYG; encoded by the coding sequence ATGAAGAAGTTCTTATCCGGGTTGATGCCGTCCGCGCTGGCGGCTTCGTTCGCGGTGGCAGCGGGCGTCCCCGCGGGCGCAGCACCGATGGCTGCGCCTTCCGTGCCAGCCGCTTTCCAGGATGTGCAGAAGGTTCAGGATTGGAGATGGCGGCGTTTCGGCGATCACGTCAACTCAGACCACATGCGCTACGCCCAAGGTCAGCGGCCCTGGGTCTACAACAACAACGGATGGCGGGGCCGAGACAATTGGCGCGGTGGGGATCGCTGGCGCGGTAGCGACTGGCGCGGCGGCAACTGGCGCGGCCATGGTGATGGCTATTGGCGCGGCCATCGCGGTTACCGGTACTGGCGCAACGGCTATCGAGAGTACAATGGCTGGTGGTATCCGCTGGCAGCATTCACGGCTGGCGCCGTGATCGGCAACGTGCTGAGCGAGCCGCGCGTCATCTATCGCGAAGGCGGCGATGCTCACGTGCAGTGGTGCTACAACCGCTACCGGTCCTACCGGGCGTACGACAACACGTTCCAGCCCTACAACGGGCCGCGTCGTCAGTGCTACTCGCCATACGGCTGA